In bacterium, the genomic stretch ACAGAAGGGCCGGGAGGGCTTAATGTAAACAGCATGGTGCTGTCTGAAAGCGGAGAATTGTTTGCAGGCTCAAATTCCGGTGGTTACTCATGGAAAGATAATGTATGGCAGAAAATTTATTCGGGACAGGTGTTAAGTCTTTTAATGTTTAATAATAAACTTTATCTTACTGATAAAAATGGAATGTTAAGAAGAGATGGCGCAAATTGGACACCAGTAACGGGCAGCCCTGCAAATCTTGAATTTCTTTCAGCAGGTTCTGATAAAATATGGGGAGCAGCAGATGCGTCAATATGGAGCTATACTCCTGATTCGGGACTCTGGAATTCTTATAAAATTGATTCAATAACAAACAATCTTATAACTTCCGCATTTCTTGATGATATGGGAAGAGAATGGGTCTGTTCGAGAGGCGGCGGGTTTTTTTTAAAAAGAAGTTCCGGATGGACCATTTTCGATCGTTCTTCTGAACAGGAAATGTGGTCAAATGAGATTATGTGTATAGCGGAAGATTCAAATAAAAATATCTGGACAGGTTCGTGGGGGGGAGGAGTTTATTCTGTTGACACAACAGATGTTATAACGAGGTATCATCCGAAAAACGGATATTTGGCAGGTGTATCTGAAGATCACAACTATTGTGTTGTCAGAGACATGGTAAAAGACAACTATGATAATCTTTGGATGCTGAACTATCGTGCGGTAAACGGCCTTCCTCTTGTATGTGTGCATAATAATAACTGGATATATTTCGGGGGAAGTGACGGAATAAACAGTATAAAATTGATTTCAATTTCCGTTGATGCAGCAGGAAGAAAATGGATCGGTTCGGAAGATAAAGGGATCTATGTTTTTGACGATTTCGGAACACCGGAACAGCGTACAGATGATATTGTTACGCATATTTCAAGTTCTGACGGCCTTGGATCGAACACTATTACCGGGATTGCAGGAGACAGAGACGGTATTATGTGGGTTGGGACTCCCAACGGATTGTATACCATATATGAAAATTCAATTAGCCGTCATTACGGCCTTGTTTCAGATAATATTAAGGATGTTGCTGTAGACGGTGCAAATAATATCTGGGTCGGAACTGATGAAGGACTGAATTTTTTCTCTCAGTCGGAATACAAATGGTATCTTTTTACAGAAGAGAATAGTTATCTTGTAAGCAATGATATTTCATCACTTTTTTTTCATAAAATGAGTGGGAAGCTTTACGTATCGACAAGCCATGGGATAAGTGTAATTTCCACACCTTTTTCAGAACCTTTGAAAAAATTAACATCAGTAAAGATTTATCCAAATCCTTTCATACCGGAAAAATATGGAAAAGTACTTATTGATAATCTGGCATTGAATAGTGTTGTTGCAATTTATACATCAAGTGGTTATCTTATAAGGTATTTTTCGAAAAATCAAATTCTGGGCAGACAAATATTCTGGGATGGTAATGATGACAGGGGGAATAAAGCTGCAAGCGGTATCTACATTGTAGTAGTTGAAAATGGCAGCAGGGAAAGAACGACAGGCAAGATTGCCCTTGTAAGATAAATTCCTTTTTTATAAATGAGTCTATTTAAAAAATGTTAAAAAAATTATACATCAGGAATTATGCATTAATTAATGAGCTGGAAACGGATTTTCATGCCGGCCTTAATATTATTACAGGTGAAACGGGTGCCGGGAAATCGATTATAATAGGAGCAATGGGCCTGCTGCTCGGAGACAGGGCGCAGAAAGATTCAGTAAGGCAGGGTGCGGAAAAAGCAGTTGTGGAAGGTGTTTTTTATGTCCCGAAAGCAGCAGCAGCAGAAGCAGTGAAGAATTTAATTGAATTAGACAGAGATGAATTAATTATCAGGCGGGAGGTTTTTTCAAACGGGAGAAGCAGGGCTTTTGTTAATGACTCGCCTGTTACAGGTGCAGTACTTTCCCAAATAGGTAATTCCCTTGCAGACCTGCACGGCCAGCATGCTCATCAGGCTCTGCTTAATGCAGATACGCACATAAGATACCTTGACAGCTTCGGTATGGATAAAGATCTGCTTGATAAATTGAATGATTCATTTTCAAGATTTACTGCTTTGAACAGAAAGCTCGAAAAGCTTGTTTCCCTACAGAAAACAGCAAAGGAGAAACAGGAGCTTTTGCAGTTTCAGGTGAAGCAAATTTCAGATGCAGATCCCAAACCTGGAGAAGAAGAAGAACTGGAAAAAGAAGATAAAATTCTTTCCAATGCAGAAAAGATATTCCAGACTGCAGCAGAGCTTCAAAAGATGCTGTACGAAGGAGAAAATTCCGTATCTGAAAACCTTTCACAGGCTGTTTCTCTTTTTACAACGCTTGTAAGGATTGACCCCGGCCTTGAAAAATGGCAGAGCGAATGTGATTCCGCGAGGATTGCAGTAGAAGAGATAAGTATCGGGTTGAGTGAGTATGTATCCTCTGTCGAATTTGATCCTGAAAAACTTCAGGAGATAAGAGACAGGCTGGGGCTGTTCTCAATGTTGAAAAAGAAATACGGAACAACAATCGAAGAAGTTTTAAATTTTTTCAATACAGCCAAAGATGAGCTTGACTCAATTGAAAATGTCGAAGAACAGATAAACTCTGTAAAGCTTGATCTTTCAAAAGAGATTAGCCTGCTTACTGATTTCTGCATAAGTGTTTCTGAAATGCGTATGGAACTGGCAAAGAAACTGGAGCTGAGAATAGAAGAATCTCTCAGAGAACTGGGGCTTGGCAAAGCAGTTTTTAATGTCAAATTGATCAGGAACAGTTCGGATTCAGGCCCTGTAGTTATTGATAATGTTCGATATAATGTTACCTCTGATGGAATTGATAAGGCGGAATTTTTCATATCTCTTAACAGCGGGGAATCCATACGCCCTCTTGCAAAAGTAGCATCCGGCGGTGAAATATCGCGGATAATGCTCTCCCTTAAAAAAGTATTTGCAGAGACAGATCAGATTCCTGTTTTGATCTTTGATGAAATTGACAGCGGTATTTCAGGCAGAATTGCGCGTATTGTCGGGAAAAAACTTAAAGAAGTATCACTTAATCACCAGGTAATATGTATTACGCATCTGCCGCAGATTGCGTCTCTCGGAGATGCGCATTACAGCGTTTCTAAAAATGTTGACAACGGGCGCACACTTACAAATATCCGAATTCTTTCAGACAATGAGAGAGTAGCGGAGATTGCAAAACTGCTTGGAGGAGAATCCGTAACTGAATCTGCCCTGCAGAGTGCAAGAGAACTGATTTTTGAAGAAAGGTAATAGATGCTTTATATGGATAAACTGGTTGTAGTCGGCGGGAAAAAACTTGAGGGCAGTGTCAGAATAAGCGGAGCAAAAAATGCAGTGCTTCCAATAATGGCAGCAACTCTGCTTTGCGATGGAAAGTATGAAATTAGTAATGTCCCGCAGCTTAAAGATGTAAAAACAATGGCAAAATTGCTTGCAAGTATAGGAATAGAAATCAAATTTGAAAATGACAATGTTGATATTTTTTCACAAACGTGTTCAAGCCTGGAAGCTCCTTACGATTTGGTAAAAACAATGAGGGCCTCAATTTACGTGCTTGGGCCGCTTGTTGCGAGATTCGGTTATGCAAAAGTTTCTCTTCCCGGAGGATGTGCATGGGGCCCGCGGCCGGTTAACCTGCACATTGAGGGATTAAGACGCCTCGGTGCAGAAATAGAGATTGATAGCGGATATATTGTAGCAAAAGCTGAAAAATTAAAGGGCACGCATATCTCTCTTGATCTTCCGAGTGTGGGTGCAACAGGCAATTTACTAATGGCTGCCTCTCTCGCAGAGGGAACAACAATTATTGAAAATGCTGCCAAGGAGCCGGAGATTATTGCTCTTGCCAAATTTTTAAAATCTATGGGTGCAGATATAAAAGGTGATGGTACCGAGAGAATAGAAATTAAAGGAGTAGAAAAACTATCGCCTGCAGATTGTGAAATTATTCCGGACAGGATAGAAGCTGCAACTTTTATGGTCGCAGCGCATATTACCGGAGGTGATGTAATAATAGAAAACATGTTACCTGAGCAGGTATCGGCAGTTACAGACAAGCTGATTGACAGCGGCGCTGAAATTGAGATAAACGGCAGATCTATGCATGTAAGTTCTGACGGAAGAGTGTCGCCTGTTGATGTAACAACCGCTGTTTACCCTGGATTTCCCACAGATATGCAGGCTCAATGGATGGCTCTGATGAGTATAGCTTCCGGTTCATCAATAATCACAGATACTATTTTTCATGACAGATTTACTCATGTAGCAGAACTAAAACGTCTTGGCGCTGACATTACTCTTGATAATAATGTTGCAGTTGTTAAGGGATCAGAATATCTCTCAGGTGCTCCTGTTATGTCAACAGATCTGCGTGCAAGTGCATCACTTATTTTGGCCGGCCTTGTAGCAAGAGGCAGAACAGATGTTTCACGTGTCTATCATATAGACCGCGGATACGAAAAAATAGAAGAGAAGCTTAAAAGCCTTGGAGCTGAAATATGGAGAGACAGAGAAGCTCTTATTACATGAAATTATAAAGTCTTAGACGGGAATAAAAATGTCCTCTTTTGTACATCTGCATAATCACACACATTATAGCCTGCTTGACGGTGCATGCCGTATTATTGATATGGTTGAGACTGCCAAAAAGTATAACATGGAAGCTATTGCAATTACAGACCATGGGAATATGTTCGGGGCAATACCATTTTATAAAAAAGTAAAGGCTGCAGGAATAAAACCTATCATAGGAATAGAAACTTATGTTGCCCCTGATGTTGATTCTTCGGGAAATAAAGATAATAGAAAGAAAGGGGAATCCAGGGCTTTCCATCTAATACTTCTTGCAAAAGATATTAAAGGATACGTGAATCTTATGAAATTGAGCTCTTATGCATACATTAAGGGCTTTTATTATAAACCGCGTATTAACAAGGAGATTCTTAAAGAACACTCAGAGGGGCTTGTATGTATGAGCAGCTGCATACAGGGGGAAGTACCGTATAAAATAATCAGAGGCGATTACGAAGGAGCACGGAAAGCTGCTGTTTTCTTCAGGGATCTTTTTAAGGATGATTATTATCTTGAATTTCAGGATCACGGTATTAAAGAGGAAGAAATCGCACGCAGGGGGCTGATTGAACTTTCAAAAGAGCTGAGCATTCCCGTTGTAGCTACAAACGATATCCATTACCTGAAAAAGGAGCATGCAAAAGCTCAGGATATACTTTTATGTATACAGACAGGCAAGGATTTTGATGATCCTAAGCGTATGAGGTTTACATCTGATCAGAATTATTTTAAATCTCCAAAAGAGATGGAAGCACTCTTTAAGGATATACCTGAAGCAATATCCGCAACATTGGAGATTGCAGCAAAGTGCAACCTTACTCTTGATCTTGATACAAATTATCTGCCTAATTTTACAGTACCGGAATCAGGAGGAGAAGTATCCCTTGATGATTATTTTGAGAAAAAGTGCCGTGAAGGGTTAACAAAACGGTATAAGACTGTCACACCCGAACTTGAGGAGAGATTCAATTACGAACTTTCAATAATTAAAAAGATGGGTTATACCGGATATTTTCTGATTGTGATGGATTTTATCGAGTATGCCAGGAGCCAGAAAATACCTGTGGGGCCGGGAAGAGGCTCTGCTGCAGGGAGTGTTATTGCTTATGTTCTTGGTATTACAAATATTGACCCGATTAGGTATGATTTGATTTTTGAGAGATTTCTCAATCCCGAAAGAATTTCAATGCCTGATATTGATATTGATTTTTGTTATGAGAGGCGGGAAGAAATAATCAAATATGTCAGGCAGAAATACGGCGAAAATAATGTAACACAGATTATCACTTTCGGAAGAATGAATGCCAGAGCTGTAATTCGGGATGTGGGAAGAGTCCTTAAAATTTCCTACGGAGAAGTAGACAGAATTGCTAAAATGATTCCTGTACAGCCAGGAACAACACTTAAAGAAACTTTCAGAAAAGTCAAAGAATTTCGTGAAGCATGCGAAAAGGATGAAATCCACAGGCGGCTTTATGAATATTCTCTTGTGCTGGAAGGCCTTGCAAGACATGCTTCAACTCATGCTGCAGGCGTTGTAATTACTCCAGGTGAATTAACTGATTACGTCCCTCTTTACAAATCTGCTCACGGGGATGTAACAACCCAGTACGAGATGAAATCTCTTGATGAAGTTGGTGTGCTTAAAATGGATTTTCTGGGCCTTCGGACGCTTACTGTTATAGATCAGACTGTAAGAGCATTAAGGGACAGAGGAATTGATATTGATATAGACACTATACCCCTTGATGATGAAGAAACTTTTAAAATTTTTGCAAACGGAGAAACAATAGGTATTTTCCAGTTTGAAAGTACCGGCATGAGAGAGTATCTCCGTAAACTGCAGCCCACTGTGATTGAAGATATAATTGCAATGAATGCTCTTTACCGCCCGGGCCCGATGAACTGGATTGAAGATTTTATTGATTACAAACACGGAAAGAAAAAAGTCGAGTACCTGCACCCTGTTGCAGAACCTGTACTTAAAGAAACTTTCGGAGTCATTATTTATCAGGAACAAGTGATTAAAATAGCTAATGTTCTTGCAGGTTTCAGCCTTGGCGAAGGCGATGTATTAAGAAAAGCTATGGGTAAAAAAGACACTGTATTGATGGATAAAAAGAAGGCGGATTTTATAAAAGGCGCCAGGGAACTTCACAATATACCGGAGAAAAGATCAGAAGAAATATTTGCACTTATTTACAAATTTGCCGAATACGGCTTTAATAAATCCCATGCAACATGTTATTCAGTTGTAGCATATCAAACTGCATATCTTAAAGCGCATTATCCAAAAGAGTTTATGGCAGCAAACCTTACAAGCGAAATGGGAAACTCAAGCCGTGTTGTAACTTTGATAAATGAATGCAGCAGGCTTGGAATAAAAGTACTGCCACCGGATGTAAATGAGAGCTATTATTATTTTTCGGTTACTGATGATGGAATCAGATTCGGCCTTGGAGCAATAAAGAATGTCGGTAAGGGCGCAATAGAATCAATAATTGAAGAACGTGAAAAAAGCGGAAAATTTAAAACACTGTATCAATTCTGTCAAAATATAAATTTACGGCTTAATAATAAAAAAGTAATTGAAAGCCTTGTACAATCCGGTGCAATGGATTCTCTGGAGGGTACAAGAGCGCAGAAAGCAATTTTTCTGCCGAGGGCATTAAGTATGGCTCAGAACCGCAAACAGGATCTGATAAAAGGCCAAACCTCGATTTTTGGAGAAAGTGAGGATAATCTTAAGCTGGAACCTGATCTCCCGGAAGTTGAGCCCTGGCCGCAGGAAGAGATGCTGCGCAAAGAAAAGGCACTCCTTGGAATATATGTATCAGGACATCCGCTTTTAAAGTTTAAAGATGATGTTAATGCAATTGCACGTCCTGAGATTGAACATATAGACAGAAAAAAATCAGGAGCCGTTGTAAGAATCTGCGGTATTATAACAGAATTGAAAACAAACCTCGACAGAAAAAACCGTAAAACAGCATTTTTTACACTTGAAGATTTTACCGGTACTGTAAGAGTAATAGCATTCTCAAGCATTTATGAAGAGTATGAAGAACTGATAAGAATTGATGAGATGGTTGTTGTCAAGGGTAAGGTGGACAGAAGAGACGAAGATTCGGAACCGAATATAATCTGTTCTGAAGTTATGCCTCTTGAAAATGCAAGATTGAAGTTTATTAAAAAATTGTGTGTAAACATTAATACGGATTTAATTAATGAAAACGATGTTTATGCAATGAAAGATCTTGTAAAAAAATATCCGGGCAATTGCACTTTGCTTTTAAATGTAAAAAATAATGGTTCTGATATACTTCTGCAGTCAAAAGATTTCAGTATTAATCCTGTACCGCAGCTCCTTTCCAATCTCCGATCTATAGTCGGGGATGACAATGTATGGTTTGAGGGATGATTATATTTGCTATTCACGAATTAATCCACGAATTCTCACGAATTAAAAAAAATGATTGGAGATTTTCAGATGCCGGCAAGAATCTTCAATTCTGTCTTTCCCGCGAAAGCGGGAAACCAGGGAGGTGTGGAGGAATTATATACATTTGTGATTAACCCTTCCGCCCCTGGATTCCCAATAAAAGATTTTGGGAATGACACCCCCTATGGTACCGTCATATGCGGAGATTTTCAGATGCCGGCAAAACAACTCTGCCATATACCTTTATACCATATACCGTCTTTTGTCTTATCCCTTATCCCTTATCCTTTTTCCTTGTTTTTCCTTTGCGTGCGTTGCGGGCGCTGCGAGAGAACACCAGGGCGGAAATTTCCCTACAACGGGCGTTCGTTTTTCAATATTTTTTTAAGGCAAGGCGTCAATATAAACAGGGTTAGTCATGCAGAAGAATTCCTTCTCGTTTAATACAGTTATTAATTTTCCCCTGATATATCCTTTGGAAATATTTGACGATACTCTGATGTATTCATTAAAGTTATATTTATTTTCAAATGATGTAATTTCATAAACTATAGATTCTTCCTTATTGACAATATCTCCGGCGTAGATTATGCATTTCTTAAGAGTCCCGAACTCAGGAGACGATTGACAATGAATGCTGACAGCAGCCAAATCATTTTTCAGAATCTCCCCGGGCCCCGCGTTTGTATTGTAATTACCTTCGGTATGTATGTTCATGAAAGGGCCGGAACTAATAACCGTGTTTCCATTCCTGATTGAATCAAGAAGAGATTTGTAATTCATGATTTTTTTTGACAGTAGAACTCCTGTTCTCATCTGTCCGAAAATGTGTTTATCGTATTCTTCTTTGACAGATAGAAAAGCAGTGCCGACATGTATAAATCTGTTAAAAAAGCCGTGAGAATCGCTTCCTGCTGCGATTGAAATTTTTCTCCCGCTTAGTA encodes the following:
- a CDS encoding T9SS type A sorting domain-containing protein, which encodes MRKVLLWHIALIAAIFFENALRAQQFDWNTISAKTNISSSSVSDYAAWFGTEGGIVRVDPKSSVISYLTKTEGLASREITSIASGADGSVWIGFQSGHMQHYSSSSGLWDTIEDYIDHPITYIDLSGDSLFVGLDIGVSLYIVSKKEVKETYRHLGTDVDRDITANFIVHNKSYIIAATDQSISIAKINSANLLDPSAWQNISKTEGPGGLNVNSMVLSESGELFAGSNSGGYSWKDNVWQKIYSGQVLSLLMFNNKLYLTDKNGMLRRDGANWTPVTGSPANLEFLSAGSDKIWGAADASIWSYTPDSGLWNSYKIDSITNNLITSAFLDDMGREWVCSRGGGFFLKRSSGWTIFDRSSEQEMWSNEIMCIAEDSNKNIWTGSWGGGVYSVDTTDVITRYHPKNGYLAGVSEDHNYCVVRDMVKDNYDNLWMLNYRAVNGLPLVCVHNNNWIYFGGSDGINSIKLISISVDAAGRKWIGSEDKGIYVFDDFGTPEQRTDDIVTHISSSDGLGSNTITGIAGDRDGIMWVGTPNGLYTIYENSISRHYGLVSDNIKDVAVDGANNIWVGTDEGLNFFSQSEYKWYLFTEENSYLVSNDISSLFFHKMSGKLYVSTSHGISVISTPFSEPLKKLTSVKIYPNPFIPEKYGKVLIDNLALNSVVAIYTSSGYLIRYFSKNQILGRQIFWDGNDDRGNKAASGIYIVVVENGSRERTTGKIALVR
- the recN gene encoding DNA repair protein RecN; amino-acid sequence: MLKKLYIRNYALINELETDFHAGLNIITGETGAGKSIIIGAMGLLLGDRAQKDSVRQGAEKAVVEGVFYVPKAAAAEAVKNLIELDRDELIIRREVFSNGRSRAFVNDSPVTGAVLSQIGNSLADLHGQHAHQALLNADTHIRYLDSFGMDKDLLDKLNDSFSRFTALNRKLEKLVSLQKTAKEKQELLQFQVKQISDADPKPGEEEELEKEDKILSNAEKIFQTAAELQKMLYEGENSVSENLSQAVSLFTTLVRIDPGLEKWQSECDSARIAVEEISIGLSEYVSSVEFDPEKLQEIRDRLGLFSMLKKKYGTTIEEVLNFFNTAKDELDSIENVEEQINSVKLDLSKEISLLTDFCISVSEMRMELAKKLELRIEESLRELGLGKAVFNVKLIRNSSDSGPVVIDNVRYNVTSDGIDKAEFFISLNSGESIRPLAKVASGGEISRIMLSLKKVFAETDQIPVLIFDEIDSGISGRIARIVGKKLKEVSLNHQVICITHLPQIASLGDAHYSVSKNVDNGRTLTNIRILSDNERVAEIAKLLGGESVTESALQSARELIFEER
- the murA gene encoding UDP-N-acetylglucosamine 1-carboxyvinyltransferase: MDKLVVVGGKKLEGSVRISGAKNAVLPIMAATLLCDGKYEISNVPQLKDVKTMAKLLASIGIEIKFENDNVDIFSQTCSSLEAPYDLVKTMRASIYVLGPLVARFGYAKVSLPGGCAWGPRPVNLHIEGLRRLGAEIEIDSGYIVAKAEKLKGTHISLDLPSVGATGNLLMAASLAEGTTIIENAAKEPEIIALAKFLKSMGADIKGDGTERIEIKGVEKLSPADCEIIPDRIEAATFMVAAHITGGDVIIENMLPEQVSAVTDKLIDSGAEIEINGRSMHVSSDGRVSPVDVTTAVYPGFPTDMQAQWMALMSIASGSSIITDTIFHDRFTHVAELKRLGADITLDNNVAVVKGSEYLSGAPVMSTDLRASASLILAGLVARGRTDVSRVYHIDRGYEKIEEKLKSLGAEIWRDREALIT
- a CDS encoding DNA polymerase III subunit alpha; this translates as MSSFVHLHNHTHYSLLDGACRIIDMVETAKKYNMEAIAITDHGNMFGAIPFYKKVKAAGIKPIIGIETYVAPDVDSSGNKDNRKKGESRAFHLILLAKDIKGYVNLMKLSSYAYIKGFYYKPRINKEILKEHSEGLVCMSSCIQGEVPYKIIRGDYEGARKAAVFFRDLFKDDYYLEFQDHGIKEEEIARRGLIELSKELSIPVVATNDIHYLKKEHAKAQDILLCIQTGKDFDDPKRMRFTSDQNYFKSPKEMEALFKDIPEAISATLEIAAKCNLTLDLDTNYLPNFTVPESGGEVSLDDYFEKKCREGLTKRYKTVTPELEERFNYELSIIKKMGYTGYFLIVMDFIEYARSQKIPVGPGRGSAAGSVIAYVLGITNIDPIRYDLIFERFLNPERISMPDIDIDFCYERREEIIKYVRQKYGENNVTQIITFGRMNARAVIRDVGRVLKISYGEVDRIAKMIPVQPGTTLKETFRKVKEFREACEKDEIHRRLYEYSLVLEGLARHASTHAAGVVITPGELTDYVPLYKSAHGDVTTQYEMKSLDEVGVLKMDFLGLRTLTVIDQTVRALRDRGIDIDIDTIPLDDEETFKIFANGETIGIFQFESTGMREYLRKLQPTVIEDIIAMNALYRPGPMNWIEDFIDYKHGKKKVEYLHPVAEPVLKETFGVIIYQEQVIKIANVLAGFSLGEGDVLRKAMGKKDTVLMDKKKADFIKGARELHNIPEKRSEEIFALIYKFAEYGFNKSHATCYSVVAYQTAYLKAHYPKEFMAANLTSEMGNSSRVVTLINECSRLGIKVLPPDVNESYYYFSVTDDGIRFGLGAIKNVGKGAIESIIEEREKSGKFKTLYQFCQNINLRLNNKKVIESLVQSGAMDSLEGTRAQKAIFLPRALSMAQNRKQDLIKGQTSIFGESEDNLKLEPDLPEVEPWPQEEMLRKEKALLGIYVSGHPLLKFKDDVNAIARPEIEHIDRKKSGAVVRICGIITELKTNLDRKNRKTAFFTLEDFTGTVRVIAFSSIYEEYEELIRIDEMVVVKGKVDRRDEDSEPNIICSEVMPLENARLKFIKKLCVNINTDLINENDVYAMKDLVKKYPGNCTLLLNVKNNGSDILLQSKDFSINPVPQLLSNLRSIVGDDNVWFEG